Proteins encoded within one genomic window of Episyrphus balteatus chromosome 1, idEpiBalt1.1, whole genome shotgun sequence:
- the LOC129912249 gene encoding UV excision repair protein RAD23 homolog B-like, protein MYEPPNVEAHILLVKIVVVQSSSTSAAVASAVASAVAASSLVTDEIQICHQSSAAALKTAANFRNKIPSISIIPIPPSSSLTVASTSTVTTANKATSPPLAANNSTTHHHHRVYTIGGQQQQQQRPQQQHQSQQTDKCSSAVLKFDVRELVPKSHTSTSTSTDQVVPPIIVKLEPTQSFQIVDENDTRVLSLPISDCDRVGASWIDLKDIAGLQTNTYVDVNLDACVGTSGHQQQQQQIQTVQITTQEPQAHHSKSNSTTIVTTSVGSGGGGGGGGGGGGGGGGVRNCKAGGGLVATTTQTITSAAATTTREGLSGGPTSSGGAMTGRSLLA, encoded by the coding sequence ttgttgttgttcaatcATCATCCACGTCAGCAGCAGTTGCATCGGCAGTTGCATCGGCAGTTGCAGCAAGCAGCCTAGTCACGGACGAAATACAAATTTGCCATCAATCATCGGCGGCAGCCCTAAAAACTGCTGCGAATTTTCGTAATAAAATTCCGTCGATATCGATAATTCCGATACCGCCGTCATCGTCGCTAACAGTTGCATCAACATCAACTGTAACAACAGCTAATAAAGCGACATCACCACCTCTAGCGGCAAATAATTCAActactcatcatcatcatcgtgttTATACAATCGGtggacaacaacaacaacaacaacgaccacaacaacaacaccaatcgCAACAAACAGACAAATGCAGTTCGGCGGTATTGAAATTTGACGTACGGGAATTGGTGCCCAAGTCACATACAAGTACGTCAACTTCGACAGATCAAGTTGTTCCACCGATAATCGTCAAGCTCGAACCGACACAATCGTTTCAGATTGTCGACGAGAACGATACGAGGGTTTTGAGTTTACCCATTTCGGATTGTGATCGTGTTGGGGCGAGTTGGATTGATCTGAAGGATATTGCCGGACTGCAAACAAATACGTATGTTGATGTGAATTTGGATGCATGTGTTGGGACGAGTggacaccaacaacaacaacaacaaattcagACTGTTCAAATTACAACTCAAGAGCCGCAGGCTCATCATTCAAAGTCTAATTCAACAACTATTGTGACTACGAGTGTTGGCAGTGGTGGAGGAGGCggaggtggtggtggtggtggcggcGGTGGCGGTGGAGTAAGAAATTGCAAAGCTGGCGGGGGATTAGTGGCAACTACGACACAAACCATAACATCGGCTGCAGCAACAACAACTCGTGAGGGATTATCTGGTGGACCAACGTCTAGTGGAGGAGCAATGACAGGTAGGTCACTATTAGCGTAA